One genomic window of Leptotrichia shahii includes the following:
- a CDS encoding helix-turn-helix transcriptional regulator: MKINRLFEILYLLLEKKTITAKELAEHFEVSVRTIYRDIDILSSAGIPVYFQRGKSGGIKLMDNYVINKSLLSQNEQNEILYALQSLNATNYPNNNKTLSKLNAIFNKKSDNWIKIDFSRYNCDDNTLFEKIKEAILTKQTVKFNYFNTKGEHSERIADPLNLWFKERAWYLFAYCHKKSDIRQFKITRIKNLILTDKHFEKSVENFKINDKKDKIKNVKIIVEIDKSQAYRVYDEFSEENINKMENGNFEIVMEYPENEWVYGYLLSFGEHLKIKEPERIKKILFEKIEKMKKNYK, from the coding sequence ATGAAGATTAATAGATTATTTGAAATTTTATATCTGTTGCTTGAAAAAAAGACTATTACTGCTAAAGAACTTGCTGAACATTTTGAAGTATCCGTCAGAACAATCTATAGAGATATTGACATTCTCTCTTCTGCTGGTATTCCAGTATATTTTCAAAGGGGAAAATCTGGCGGAATAAAGCTAATGGATAACTACGTCATAAATAAATCGCTACTTTCACAAAACGAGCAAAATGAAATACTTTATGCCCTGCAAAGTTTAAATGCTACTAATTATCCAAATAATAATAAAACTCTTTCAAAATTAAACGCTATTTTTAACAAAAAGTCAGACAATTGGATAAAAATAGACTTTTCCAGATATAATTGCGATGATAACACTCTATTTGAAAAAATTAAGGAGGCAATATTAACTAAACAAACCGTAAAATTTAATTATTTTAACACAAAAGGTGAACATTCTGAAAGAATAGCAGACCCTTTAAATTTATGGTTTAAAGAAAGAGCATGGTACTTATTTGCCTATTGCCACAAAAAAAGCGATATTCGTCAATTTAAAATAACAAGAATCAAAAATCTAATCTTAACAGACAAACATTTTGAAAAATCCGTAGAAAATTTTAAGATTAATGATAAAAAAGATAAGATAAAGAATGTAAAAATTATAGTCGAAATAGACAAATCACAAGCATACCGTGTCTACGATGAATTTTCTGAAGAGAATATAAACAAAATGGAAAATGGAAATTTTGAAATTGTAATGGAATATCCTGAAAATGAATGGGTTTATGGTTATCTTCTATCCTTTGGAGAACATTTGAAGATAAAGGAGCCAGAGAGAATAAAGAAAATTTTGTTTGAAAAAATTGAAAAAATGAAGAAGAATTATAAATAA
- a CDS encoding GyrI-like domain-containing protein: MKYEIVEIKEKTLVGFKARVKDDETMSEKISNLWEKLYSKKGVQNIKDRINDNAIGVYYNYSNENDFEYDCLTGCEVKNKIDEIPEDMTRLEIPQGKYAKFVIFGDPVKAVGEFWYKFWEEFGKEKSNIRNYTYDFEEYIAGNDYENTEIHIYISIK, encoded by the coding sequence ATGAAATATGAAATAGTAGAAATTAAAGAAAAAACTCTTGTTGGATTTAAAGCACGAGTGAAAGATGACGAAACAATGTCTGAAAAAATTTCAAATTTATGGGAAAAACTGTATTCTAAAAAAGGTGTCCAAAATATAAAGGACAGAATAAATGATAATGCTATCGGTGTCTATTATAACTACAGTAATGAAAATGACTTTGAGTACGACTGTCTTACAGGCTGTGAAGTGAAAAATAAAATTGATGAAATTCCTGAAGATATGACAAGGCTAGAAATTCCACAAGGAAAATATGCAAAATTTGTGATTTTTGGTGATCCTGTAAAGGCTGTTGGAGAATTTTGGTATAAATTTTGGGAAGAATTTGGGAAGGAAAAATCTAATATAAGAAATTATACCTATGATTTTGAAGAATATATAGCAGGTAATGATTATGAAAATACAGAAATTCACATTTATATTAGCATAAAATAA
- a CDS encoding GyrI-like domain-containing protein has protein sequence MAFDFKKEFKKFYKPSGNPEIIEIPRMNFIAVRGKGNPNEKDGEYQKAVEMLYGVAYTLKMSYKTEYKIEGFFEYVVPPLEGLWWQENVENKNYLLNKELFNWISLIRVPDFIKKEDVEWAIKCATEKKKKDFSKVEFFSYNEGLCVQCMHIGSYNDEPKTIQRMNEFVQESGYSIDLTDKRHHHEIYLSDPRKADMNKMKTVIRQPIKK, from the coding sequence ATGGCATTTGATTTTAAAAAGGAGTTTAAAAAATTTTATAAACCGTCGGGAAATCCTGAAATTATAGAAATTCCTAGAATGAATTTTATAGCAGTGCGAGGGAAAGGAAATCCAAACGAAAAAGATGGCGAGTATCAGAAAGCAGTTGAAATGCTATATGGAGTTGCCTACACTCTTAAGATGAGCTATAAAACAGAATACAAAATTGAAGGATTTTTTGAATATGTTGTTCCGCCACTAGAAGGACTTTGGTGGCAGGAAAATGTAGAGAATAAAAATTATTTGTTAAACAAGGAATTATTTAACTGGATTTCTTTAATTAGAGTGCCTGATTTTATTAAAAAGGAAGATGTGGAATGGGCTATAAAGTGTGCTACTGAAAAAAAGAAAAAGGATTTTTCAAAAGTTGAATTTTTCAGCTATAATGAAGGGCTTTGCGTACAATGCATGCATATAGGAAGCTACAATGATGAACCCAAAACTATTCAAAGAATGAATGAATTTGTACAAGAAAGTGGGTACAGTATTGATTTAACAGATAAAAGACATCATCATGAAATTTATTTAAGTGACCCAAGAAAAGCAGATATGAATAAAATGAAGACAGTAATACGACAACCTATTAAAAAATAA